Proteins encoded together in one Erinaceus europaeus chromosome 11, mEriEur2.1, whole genome shotgun sequence window:
- the GNG5 gene encoding guanine nucleotide-binding protein G(I)/G(S)/G(O) subunit gamma-5, producing the protein MSGSSSVAAMRKVVQQLRLEAGLNRVKVSQAAADLKQFCLQNAQHDPLLTGVSSSTNPFRPQKVCSFL; encoded by the exons ATGTCTGGCTCCTCCAGTGTCGCGGCTATGAGGAAGGTGGTTCAGCAGCTCCGGCTGGAAGCCGGGCTGAACCGCGTGAAG GTTTCCCAAGCAGCTGCAGACTTAAAACAGTTCTGTCTGCAGAATGCTCAGCATGACCCCTTGCTGACTGGAGTGTCTTCAAGTACGAATCCCTTCAGACCTCAGAAAGTCTGTTCCTTTTTGTAG